The Streptomyces cynarae genome contains a region encoding:
- a CDS encoding C40 family peptidase, whose protein sequence is MGSHRRLAPSGMRQGASAAESNRALKRAAAVLSAAAAAAATLGAVPANAAPRDTRATVDQLYREAEQATEAYNRAGERANALRRDVGRAQDRVARQQDRVNSMRDALGALAGAQYRSGGLASSLALLLSDNPGEYLDRAAVLDRIGARQAGQLKELQGALRRLARERAVVAGELAQLEKSREAVAQHKKAVERKLVAAQRLLNSLPDGERTAYQRASRSAGEVPALTPAAAPDSRAAAAVAAARSALGRPYVWGANGPGGFDCSGLMQWSYARAGVGLPRTSQEQRYAGRRVPLSQAQPGDLVVYRSDASHVAMYVGNGQVIHAPHPGAAVRYDPVGMMPIASVTRP, encoded by the coding sequence GTGGGGTCCCATCGCCGCCTTGCACCGTCCGGCATGCGCCAGGGCGCCAGCGCCGCGGAGTCCAACCGAGCCCTGAAGAGGGCAGCCGCCGTACTGTCCGCCGCAGCGGCGGCCGCGGCGACACTGGGCGCCGTACCGGCGAACGCCGCGCCACGCGACACCCGGGCCACGGTGGACCAGCTGTACCGGGAGGCGGAGCAGGCCACCGAGGCCTACAACAGGGCCGGGGAACGCGCCAACGCGCTGCGCCGGGACGTCGGCCGGGCACAGGACCGCGTCGCCCGGCAGCAGGACCGCGTCAACAGCATGCGGGACGCGCTCGGTGCGCTCGCCGGGGCGCAGTACCGCTCCGGCGGACTCGCCTCCTCCCTCGCGCTGCTGCTGTCGGACAACCCCGGCGAGTACCTCGACAGGGCGGCCGTGCTGGACCGCATCGGCGCCCGCCAGGCGGGGCAGCTCAAGGAACTCCAGGGAGCGTTGCGCCGGTTGGCCCGGGAACGTGCGGTGGTGGCCGGTGAGCTCGCCCAGTTGGAGAAGAGCCGCGAGGCGGTCGCGCAGCACAAGAAGGCCGTGGAGCGGAAGCTCGTCGCGGCACAGCGGCTGCTGAACTCCCTGCCGGACGGGGAGCGCACCGCCTACCAGCGGGCCTCCCGCTCCGCCGGCGAGGTGCCCGCCCTCACCCCCGCCGCGGCGCCCGACTCCCGCGCGGCGGCGGCCGTCGCCGCTGCCCGTTCGGCGCTCGGCCGCCCGTATGTGTGGGGCGCCAACGGGCCGGGCGGCTTCGACTGCTCGGGCCTCATGCAGTGGTCGTACGCGCGGGCGGGCGTCGGACTGCCGCGCACCTCGCAGGAGCAGCGGTACGCCGGCCGCCGGGTGCCGCTGTCCCAGGCCCAGCCCGGGGACCTGGTGGTCTACCGCTCCGACGCCAGCCATGTGGCGATGTACGTCGGCAACGGCCAGGTCATCCACGCACCCCACCCGGGGGCGGCGGTGCGCTACGACCCGGTCGGCATGATGCCGATCGCCTCGGTCACCAGGCCCTGA
- a CDS encoding C40 family peptidase — MASHRRPKQPSRARVTVLTTAAAAAVAFSANAANAAPSAKPSVDEVKSKVDKLYEDAEKATEQYNGAKEKQEQLQKEISTLQDKVARGQDELNKLRDGIGTMASAQYRTGSIDPSLQLFLSSNPDDYLDKASTLDQLSSQQVEALKKIQEKQRELAQERQEATDKLKDLAATRTELGKKKQEVQGKLAAAQKLLNSLTAQQRAALQDDQNRASRASERTALSVGVGSGRAGAAFSAAQTQVGKPYVYGATGPNAYDCSGLTSWAYAQAGVSIPRTSQEQANIGTRIYSVNDLKVGDLVFFFNDLHHVALYAGNGQVLHAPRTGTVVRYESMSTIGGPFMFGVRV; from the coding sequence GTGGCGTCCCACCGTCGACCCAAGCAGCCGAGCCGTGCACGTGTGACCGTGCTGACCACCGCGGCCGCCGCCGCTGTCGCGTTCAGCGCGAACGCCGCCAACGCGGCGCCCAGTGCCAAGCCGAGCGTGGACGAGGTCAAGTCCAAGGTCGACAAGCTCTACGAGGACGCGGAGAAGGCCACCGAGCAGTACAACGGGGCCAAGGAGAAGCAGGAGCAGCTCCAGAAGGAGATCTCCACCCTCCAGGACAAGGTCGCCCGGGGCCAGGACGAGCTCAACAAGCTGCGCGACGGCATCGGCACCATGGCCAGCGCCCAGTACCGCACCGGCAGCATCGACCCCTCCCTCCAGCTCTTCCTCTCCTCGAACCCGGACGACTACCTCGACAAGGCGTCCACCCTCGACCAGTTGAGCAGCCAGCAGGTCGAGGCGCTCAAGAAGATCCAGGAGAAACAGCGCGAGCTGGCCCAGGAGCGCCAGGAGGCCACCGACAAGCTCAAGGACCTCGCCGCCACCCGCACCGAACTGGGCAAGAAGAAGCAGGAGGTCCAGGGCAAGCTCGCCGCGGCGCAGAAGCTCCTCAACAGCCTCACCGCCCAGCAGCGGGCCGCCCTCCAGGACGACCAGAACCGCGCCAGCCGGGCCAGTGAGCGCACCGCCCTCAGCGTCGGCGTCGGCTCCGGCCGGGCCGGTGCCGCCTTCTCCGCCGCCCAGACCCAGGTCGGCAAGCCGTACGTCTACGGCGCCACGGGCCCCAACGCCTACGACTGCTCGGGTCTGACCTCCTGGGCGTACGCGCAGGCCGGCGTCTCCATCCCGCGCACCTCGCAGGAGCAGGCGAACATAGGAACCCGCATCTACTCGGTCAACGACCTCAAGGTCGGCGACCTGGTGTTCTTCTTCAACGACCTCCACCACGTGGCCCTCTACGCGGGCAACGGCCAGGTCCTGCACGCCCCCCGCACCGGCACCGTCGTCCGCTACGAGTCGATGTCCACGATCGGCGGACCGTTCATGTTCGGCGTCCGGGTCTGA
- a CDS encoding NYN domain-containing protein: MAETTGGEPVDGTAEVLDRPLPDGVRRRVVQIVSDGFGGLTLAELPAQLRQYARFTPTRRAKFAGNAMAAAVETDALFRQRIAEKLREAQPELAGALDSGSPPPAADPLDVAAAAYVLRPAGWVKLVTAAGEEAQRVDAERADEESRAELERLRAELAAAREHTRAETERLRAELDAARKEADSLHRKLRAALSDVRRGEAALRKAQGEIEAVRAEGQAQLSAAESETRRLKARLGEAEATLEATRRAAREGRSVEDMRVRLLLDTLLDAAQGLRRELALPPVSVRPAETVDAVEPGRMTPKDIAARALSENDPAILDQLLALPQVHLVVDGYNVTKTGYPQMPLEKQRLRLLGQLSQLAAQTGAEVTCVFDGAELAAPVLLAPPRGVRVLFSKPGVTADELIRQLVRAEPPGRPVIVASTDREVADGVARAGARPVASAVLLKRLSRG; this comes from the coding sequence ATGGCTGAGACCACAGGCGGGGAGCCGGTCGACGGCACCGCTGAGGTGCTCGACCGTCCGCTGCCCGACGGCGTGCGCCGCCGGGTCGTGCAGATCGTGTCCGACGGCTTCGGCGGGCTGACCCTCGCCGAACTGCCCGCACAGCTGCGCCAGTACGCCCGGTTCACCCCGACCCGCCGGGCGAAGTTCGCCGGCAACGCCATGGCGGCGGCCGTGGAGACGGACGCGCTGTTCCGGCAGCGCATCGCCGAGAAGCTCAGAGAGGCCCAGCCGGAGCTCGCCGGCGCCCTGGACTCCGGCTCGCCGCCCCCGGCCGCGGACCCGCTCGACGTGGCGGCCGCGGCCTATGTGCTGCGCCCGGCGGGCTGGGTGAAGCTGGTGACCGCCGCCGGTGAGGAGGCCCAGCGCGTCGACGCCGAGCGCGCCGACGAGGAGAGCCGGGCCGAGCTGGAGCGGCTGCGCGCGGAGCTGGCGGCCGCACGCGAGCACACCCGCGCCGAGACCGAGCGGCTGCGGGCGGAGCTGGACGCGGCCCGCAAGGAGGCCGACTCGCTTCACCGCAAACTGCGAGCCGCCCTCAGCGACGTCAGACGTGGCGAGGCCGCCCTGCGCAAGGCCCAGGGCGAGATCGAGGCGGTGCGCGCCGAGGGGCAGGCCCAGCTCTCCGCCGCCGAGAGCGAGACCCGGCGGCTCAAGGCACGCCTCGGCGAGGCGGAGGCCACCCTGGAGGCCACCCGCAGAGCGGCGCGCGAGGGGCGCAGTGTCGAGGACATGCGGGTGCGGCTGTTGCTGGACACCCTGCTCGACGCGGCCCAGGGGCTGCGCCGTGAACTGGCGCTGCCACCGGTCTCCGTACGGCCGGCGGAGACGGTGGACGCGGTCGAACCAGGACGAATGACTCCGAAAGACATCGCCGCCCGTGCGCTGTCCGAAAACGATCCCGCGATTCTCGACCAGTTGCTCGCACTGCCCCAGGTGCATCTGGTCGTCGACGGCTACAACGTCACCAAGACCGGGTATCCGCAGATGCCGCTGGAGAAGCAGCGTCTGAGGCTCCTCGGTCAGCTCTCCCAACTCGCCGCGCAGACCGGCGCCGAGGTCACCTGTGTCTTCGACGGGGCCGAACTGGCCGCACCGGTGCTGCTCGCGCCGCCGCGCGGGGTGCGGGTGCTGTTCTCCAAACCGGGCGTCACCGCCGACGAGTTGATCCGCCAGCTGGTGCGCGCCGAGCCGCCGGGCCGGCCCGTCATCGTCGCTTCCACGGACCGTGAGGTGGCCGACGGAGTCGCGAGGGCGGGAGCGCGCCCGGTCGCCTCGGCGGTGCTACTGAAGCGTCTTTCGCGCGGCTGA
- a CDS encoding rhomboid family intramembrane serine protease — protein sequence MISTWSRAAVGALRGQPAPVTYGLIVLCCALFVVGPAAGLSPAYGTGDALLAAQRAYFARWGVVPVELFSGAPRAALTPATALFVHGSWVHLLGNMLFLYVFGAMAEERMGHVEFALFYLGCGCLALLGYAAANAASAQTLVGASGAISAVLGAFLFLFPKARVTSLFPFLFFLPLRFPAWVVLPFWASLQWMAAGRAAQGPGVAYLAHLVGFSLGFVYASVRYTRTSRVKPPAEAPEGEQQP from the coding sequence ATGATCAGCACCTGGAGCAGGGCGGCCGTGGGAGCGCTGCGCGGACAGCCCGCGCCGGTGACGTACGGGCTGATCGTCCTGTGTTGCGCACTCTTCGTCGTGGGACCGGCCGCGGGGTTGAGTCCGGCCTACGGGACCGGGGACGCGCTGCTCGCCGCGCAGCGGGCCTACTTCGCCCGCTGGGGCGTGGTGCCGGTGGAGCTGTTCAGCGGGGCGCCGCGGGCGGCGCTCACGCCCGCTACCGCGCTGTTCGTGCACGGCAGCTGGGTGCATCTGCTGGGCAACATGCTCTTCCTCTACGTCTTCGGGGCCATGGCCGAGGAGCGGATGGGGCATGTGGAGTTCGCCCTGTTCTACCTGGGATGCGGCTGTCTGGCGCTGCTGGGGTACGCGGCGGCCAACGCCGCGTCGGCGCAGACGCTGGTCGGAGCGTCCGGGGCGATCTCCGCGGTCCTGGGTGCGTTCCTGTTCCTCTTCCCCAAGGCGCGGGTGACCAGTCTCTTCCCGTTCCTGTTCTTCCTGCCGCTGAGGTTCCCGGCCTGGGTGGTGCTGCCGTTCTGGGCGTCCCTGCAGTGGATGGCGGCGGGCCGGGCCGCCCAGGGGCCCGGGGTGGCCTACCTGGCCCACCTGGTGGGGTTCTCGCTGGGGTTCGTCTACGCGTCGGTGCGCTACACGCGTACGAGTAGGGTGAAACCACCAGCCGAGGCCCCCGAGGGAGAACAGCAGCCGTGA
- a CDS encoding Lrp/AsnC family transcriptional regulator, whose product MITAIVLIKTSVDRIPEIAERIASLDSVSEVFSVTGTYDLIAMVRVREHEELADVIPGRISKIPGVEATDTHVAFRTYSQHDLEAAFAIGLDS is encoded by the coding sequence GTGATCACCGCGATCGTGCTCATCAAGACCAGCGTGGACCGGATCCCCGAGATCGCGGAGCGGATCGCCTCGCTGGATTCCGTCAGCGAGGTCTTCTCCGTCACGGGGACGTACGACCTGATCGCCATGGTGCGGGTGAGGGAGCACGAGGAGCTGGCGGACGTCATCCCCGGACGGATCAGCAAGATCCCGGGGGTCGAGGCGACGGACACCCACGTGGCGTTCCGTACGTACTCCCAGCACGACCTGGAGGCGGCGTTCGCTATCGGGCTGGACTCCTGA
- a CDS encoding aminotransferase class V-fold PLP-dependent enzyme: MSVSTLAADQSVCAPLPVLGRGVTVPLVTGGDVTYAALDYAASAPALQRVWDDVAAYAPYYGSVHRGAGYLSQLSTDLFENARRTVAEFLDCRDTDQVVFTRSTTDSLNLLAAALPADCQVFVFETEHHASLLPWRAAQVTYLDAPSSPGQAVETLERALADRAPYGPALVCVTGASNVTGELWPVQELAAAAHVHGARIVLDAAQLAPHHPVSVKDLDVDWVAFSGHKLYAPFGSGVLAGRADWLRQAEPYLAGGGASRKVTRRTDGGVDVEWHDTAARHEAGSPNVIGAYAIASACKALTEAGFDTLVAREQHLIRKVREGLADVPEVRILSLFGDDAARVGVISFVVEGWNSSHFAAALSAEYGIGVRDGLFCAHPLVRTLLGSDPQTQGECGAPEAAPGEKSLNAIRVSFGAGTPDEHVERFVNAVKELVSDGARWQYRTENGRCVPAV, translated from the coding sequence ATGTCCGTCTCCACCCTTGCCGCCGACCAGTCCGTCTGTGCCCCGCTGCCCGTTCTGGGTCGTGGCGTCACCGTCCCGCTCGTGACCGGCGGCGACGTCACGTACGCCGCGCTCGACTACGCGGCCAGTGCCCCCGCGCTGCAGCGCGTCTGGGACGACGTCGCGGCGTACGCCCCCTACTACGGCAGCGTCCACCGCGGTGCCGGCTACCTCTCCCAGCTGTCCACCGACCTGTTCGAGAACGCCCGCCGCACGGTCGCCGAGTTCCTCGACTGCCGCGACACCGACCAGGTGGTCTTCACCCGCTCCACCACCGACTCGCTCAACCTCCTCGCCGCCGCCCTCCCGGCCGACTGCCAGGTCTTCGTCTTCGAGACCGAGCACCACGCCTCCCTGCTGCCGTGGCGGGCCGCCCAGGTCACCTACCTCGACGCCCCGAGCAGCCCCGGGCAGGCCGTGGAGACCCTGGAGCGCGCCCTCGCCGACCGCGCCCCCTACGGCCCGGCCCTGGTCTGCGTCACCGGCGCCTCCAACGTCACCGGCGAGCTGTGGCCGGTACAGGAGCTGGCGGCGGCCGCGCACGTGCACGGCGCCCGTATCGTCCTGGACGCCGCCCAGCTCGCCCCGCACCACCCGGTGTCCGTCAAGGACCTCGACGTGGACTGGGTCGCCTTCTCGGGCCACAAGCTCTACGCGCCCTTCGGCTCCGGCGTCCTGGCCGGCCGCGCCGACTGGCTGCGCCAGGCCGAGCCGTACCTCGCGGGCGGCGGCGCCAGCCGCAAGGTCACGCGCAGGACGGACGGGGGAGTGGACGTGGAGTGGCACGACACGGCCGCCCGCCACGAGGCCGGCTCCCCGAACGTGATCGGCGCCTACGCCATCGCCTCCGCCTGCAAGGCCCTCACCGAGGCCGGCTTCGACACCCTGGTCGCCCGCGAGCAGCACCTGATCCGCAAGGTCAGGGAGGGCCTCGCCGACGTCCCCGAGGTCAGGATCCTCTCCCTCTTCGGCGACGACGCCGCCCGCGTCGGCGTCATCTCCTTCGTCGTCGAGGGCTGGAACAGCTCCCACTTCGCCGCCGCGCTCTCCGCCGAGTACGGCATCGGCGTCCGCGACGGCCTGTTCTGCGCCCACCCGCTGGTCCGCACCCTGCTCGGCAGCGACCCCCAGACCCAGGGCGAGTGCGGCGCGCCCGAGGCGGCGCCCGGGGAGAAGTCCCTCAACGCGATCCGGGTGAGCTTCGGCGCCGGCACCCCCGACGAGCACGTGGAGCGCTTCGTCAACGCCGTGAAGGAACTGGTCAGCGACGGTGCGCGGTGGCAGTACCGCACGGAGAACGGCCGCTGCGTCCCGGCGGTCTGA
- a CDS encoding PRC-barrel domain-containing protein codes for MIHSADIREWRNRDVIDAKGRKIGSLEAVYVDTTTDTPAMATVRTGMATRHRLVFVPLDEATVGPGYVQVAHSKGQVRKAPSIGVDDVLPVEREEEIFKHYDRAYEPGADRGRRLARR; via the coding sequence ATGATCCATTCAGCCGATATCCGCGAGTGGCGCAACCGGGACGTGATCGACGCCAAGGGCCGCAAGATCGGGTCCCTGGAGGCGGTGTACGTCGACACCACCACCGACACCCCGGCCATGGCCACCGTCCGCACCGGAATGGCGACCCGGCACAGGCTCGTCTTCGTTCCCCTGGACGAGGCGACCGTGGGACCCGGGTACGTCCAGGTGGCGCACTCCAAAGGGCAGGTGCGCAAGGCGCCGTCGATCGGTGTGGACGACGTCCTGCCCGTGGAGCGGGAAGAAGAGATCTTCAAACACTACGACAGGGCCTATGAGCCCGGTGCCGACCGCGGACGCCGCCTCGCGCGCCGCTGA
- the trpD gene encoding anthranilate phosphoribosyltransferase, with amino-acid sequence MSAVHPAGGDTAAGRSWPQVLNGLLEGRDQSADDTAWAMDRIMRGEATDAQIAGFVVALRAKGETVEEITGVVRAMYEHANVIEVSGRTVDIVGTGGDGARTVNISTMSALVVAGTGAKVVKHGNRAASSASGSSDVLEKLGVNLDLTPQRVAQVAEEAGITFCFAVKFHPALRHVAAARGQLGIRTVFNALGPLTNPAKVKAQAVGVADPRLAPMIAGVLAERGNSSLVFRGDDGLDELTTTATSHVWVVRDGKVTEETFDPRDAGIELVPVEALRGGDPSHNAEVARRLLDGERGPVRDAVLLNSAAALVALEPGDGPLADQIRTGMAKAAESIDSGAAKRALERWVAASNA; translated from the coding sequence ATGAGCGCTGTGCACCCCGCTGGAGGCGACACCGCGGCGGGCCGTTCCTGGCCCCAGGTGCTGAACGGGCTCCTCGAGGGCCGCGACCAGAGCGCGGACGACACGGCCTGGGCGATGGACCGCATCATGCGCGGCGAGGCGACGGACGCGCAGATCGCCGGGTTCGTGGTGGCGCTGCGGGCCAAGGGGGAGACCGTCGAGGAGATCACCGGTGTGGTCCGGGCGATGTACGAGCACGCCAACGTGATCGAGGTGTCGGGCCGCACGGTCGACATCGTGGGCACGGGCGGCGACGGCGCGAGGACGGTGAACATCTCCACGATGTCGGCGCTGGTGGTGGCCGGCACGGGGGCCAAGGTCGTCAAGCACGGCAACCGCGCGGCCTCGTCGGCGTCGGGATCGTCGGACGTCCTGGAGAAGCTGGGCGTCAACCTGGACCTGACGCCCCAGCGGGTCGCGCAGGTCGCGGAGGAGGCGGGCATCACCTTCTGCTTCGCGGTGAAGTTCCACCCCGCGTTGCGCCATGTCGCCGCCGCGCGCGGTCAGCTGGGCATCCGGACGGTCTTCAACGCCCTCGGCCCGCTGACCAACCCGGCGAAGGTGAAGGCCCAGGCGGTCGGCGTGGCAGACCCGCGCCTGGCGCCGATGATCGCAGGTGTGCTCGCCGAGCGCGGCAACTCCTCTCTGGTGTTCCGCGGCGACGACGGCCTCGACGAGCTGACGACCACTGCCACCTCCCACGTCTGGGTGGTCCGCGACGGCAAGGTCACCGAGGAGACCTTCGACCCGCGGGACGCCGGTATCGAACTGGTGCCGGTGGAGGCCCTGCGTGGCGGCGACCCGTCCCACAACGCCGAGGTCGCCCGCCGCCTCCTCGACGGGGAGAGGGGCCCGGTACGGGACGCCGTGCTGCTGAACTCGGCTGCGGCGCTGGTGGCGCTGGAGCCGGGCGACGGCCCGCTGGCGGACCAGATCCGCACCGGCATGGCCAAGGCCGCCGAGTCGATCGACTCGGGCGCGGCCAAGCGTGCCCTGGAGCGGTGGGTGGCCGCCAGCAACGCCTGA
- the qcrB gene encoding cytochrome bc1 complex cytochrome b subunit — protein sequence MSTTTSNGSASRGRAPAGERVSDWADGRLGIYTLAKSNMRKIFPDHWSFMLGEVCLYSFLIIILTGVYLTLFFHPSMNEVVYHGSYVPLQGQLMSEAFNSTLHISFDVRGGLLVRQIHHWAALIFLAGMFVHMMRVFFTGAFRKPREINWLFGFLLFVLGMFTGFTGYSLPDDLLSGTGVRFMEGAILSVPIVGTYLSFFLFGGEFPGGDFVARFYSIHILLLPGIMLGLVVGHLILVVYHKHTQFAGPGKTNTNVVGMPLMPVYMAKAGGFFFLVFGVIAAIAAIATINPIWAIGPYRPDQVSTGAQPDWYMGFSEGLIRTMPGWEINFWGHTLVLGVFVPLVIFPLVLVAIAVYPFIESWVTGDKREHHILDRPRNAPTRTAFGAAWISWYFVLLVGGGNDLWATHFHLSINAITWFVRVAFFVVPVLVFIVTKRICLGLQRRDRDKVLHGRESGIIKRLPHGEFIEVHEPLSQEQLHTLTAHEQYKPVELGPTVDENGVERKIKGSAKLRAKLSNAYYGEDNQIPKPTVEEYKEITSGHGHH from the coding sequence ATGAGCACTACAACGAGCAACGGGTCCGCGTCTCGCGGACGGGCACCGGCCGGCGAGCGCGTCTCCGACTGGGCCGACGGACGCCTGGGCATCTACACCCTGGCCAAGTCGAACATGCGGAAGATCTTCCCCGACCACTGGTCGTTCATGTTGGGCGAGGTCTGCCTCTACAGCTTCCTCATCATCATCCTCACGGGTGTCTACCTGACCCTGTTCTTCCACCCGTCGATGAACGAGGTGGTGTACCACGGCAGTTACGTGCCGCTGCAGGGTCAGCTGATGAGCGAGGCGTTCAACTCGACGCTGCACATCAGCTTCGACGTCCGCGGCGGTCTGCTGGTCCGGCAGATCCACCACTGGGCGGCGCTGATCTTCCTCGCCGGCATGTTCGTGCACATGATGCGCGTGTTCTTCACCGGCGCGTTCCGCAAGCCGCGTGAGATCAACTGGCTGTTCGGCTTCCTGCTGTTCGTCCTCGGCATGTTCACCGGCTTCACCGGTTACTCGCTGCCGGACGACCTGCTCTCCGGCACCGGTGTCCGCTTCATGGAGGGCGCGATCCTGTCCGTGCCGATCGTCGGCACGTACCTGTCGTTCTTCCTCTTCGGCGGCGAGTTCCCGGGCGGCGACTTCGTGGCCCGGTTCTACTCGATCCACATCCTGCTGCTGCCGGGCATCATGCTCGGCCTGGTGGTCGGCCACCTGATCCTGGTCGTCTACCACAAGCACACGCAGTTCGCGGGCCCCGGCAAGACGAACACCAACGTCGTCGGCATGCCGCTGATGCCGGTCTACATGGCCAAGGCCGGAGGCTTCTTCTTCCTGGTCTTCGGCGTCATCGCGGCCATCGCGGCGATCGCCACCATCAACCCGATCTGGGCCATCGGCCCCTACCGTCCGGACCAGGTGTCCACGGGCGCCCAGCCCGACTGGTACATGGGCTTCTCCGAGGGCCTGATCCGCACGATGCCGGGCTGGGAGATCAACTTCTGGGGTCACACGCTCGTCCTGGGTGTGTTCGTCCCGCTGGTGATCTTCCCGCTGGTCCTGGTCGCGATCGCGGTCTACCCGTTCATCGAGTCCTGGGTCACCGGCGACAAGCGCGAGCACCACATCCTGGACCGCCCGCGCAACGCTCCCACGCGCACCGCGTTCGGTGCCGCCTGGATCTCGTGGTACTTCGTGCTGCTGGTCGGTGGTGGCAACGACCTGTGGGCCACCCACTTCCACCTGTCGATCAACGCGATCACCTGGTTCGTCCGCGTCGCCTTCTTCGTGGTGCCGGTGCTCGTGTTCATCGTCACCAAGCGGATCTGCCTCGGTCTGCAGCGTCGGGACCGCGACAAGGTGCTGCACGGCCGCGAGTCGGGCATCATCAAGCGGCTGCCGCACGGTGAGTTCATCGAGGTCCACGAGCCGCTCAGCCAGGAGCAGCTGCACACGCTCACGGCGCACGAGCAGTACAAGCCGGTCGAGCTCGGCCCGACGGTCGACGAGAACGGCGTCGAGCGGAAGATCAAGGGCTCCGCGAAGCTGCGTGCCAAGCTCAGCAACGCGTACTACGGGGAGGACAACCAGATCCCCAAGCCCACGGTCGAGGAGTACAAGGAGATCACGAGCGGCCACGGCCACCACTGA
- the qcrA gene encoding cytochrome bc1 complex Rieske iron-sulfur subunit, translated as MSSHDIPEENLPAEQDTESGAVAVADEENPFADPGLPPHEHRIQDIDERAAKRSERTVALLFTVSMLATIGFIASYVGIPNDKSIYVFPIGHISAMNFALGLTLGVALFTIGAGAVHWARTLMSDVEIADERHPVEASPEVKAKVMADFRQGAKESVIGRRKLIRTTMLGALAMFPLSGLFLLRDLGSLPGTKLRHTMWSKGKLLVNMNTNQPLRPSDVQVGSLTFAKPEGLEETSEDFQVEIAKAALMIVRLQPENIKDKKELSWSHEGIVAFSKICTHVGCPISLYEQQTHHVLCPCHQSTFDLSDGARVIFGPAGHALPQLRIGVNADGYLEALGDFEEPVGPAFWERG; from the coding sequence ATGAGTAGCCACGACATTCCAGAAGAGAACCTGCCCGCTGAGCAGGACACCGAGTCCGGTGCGGTAGCCGTCGCGGACGAGGAGAACCCGTTCGCCGACCCGGGGCTGCCGCCCCACGAGCACCGCATCCAGGACATCGACGAGCGGGCCGCCAAGCGCTCCGAGCGCACGGTCGCCCTGCTGTTCACCGTGTCGATGCTGGCCACCATCGGCTTCATCGCCTCGTACGTCGGGATCCCGAACGACAAGTCGATCTACGTCTTCCCGATCGGGCACATCAGCGCGATGAACTTCGCGCTGGGCCTGACGCTCGGCGTGGCGCTGTTCACGATCGGCGCGGGCGCGGTCCACTGGGCCCGCACCCTGATGTCCGACGTGGAGATCGCCGACGAGCGTCACCCGGTCGAGGCGTCCCCCGAGGTCAAGGCCAAGGTCATGGCCGACTTCCGGCAGGGCGCCAAGGAGTCGGTGATCGGCCGCCGCAAGCTGATCCGCACCACGATGCTCGGCGCGCTGGCCATGTTCCCGCTCTCCGGCCTCTTCCTGCTGCGCGACCTCGGCTCCCTGCCCGGGACGAAGTTGCGCCACACGATGTGGTCCAAGGGCAAGCTCCTCGTCAACATGAACACGAACCAGCCGCTGCGTCCCTCGGACGTCCAGGTCGGTTCGCTCACCTTCGCCAAGCCCGAGGGCCTGGAGGAGACCAGCGAGGACTTCCAGGTGGAGATCGCCAAGGCGGCGCTGATGATCGTCCGGCTGCAGCCGGAGAACATCAAGGACAAGAAGGAACTGTCCTGGTCCCACGAGGGCATCGTGGCGTTCTCCAAGATCTGCACCCACGTCGGTTGCCCGATCTCCCTGTACGAGCAGCAGACGCACCACGTCCTCTGCCCGTGCCACCAGTCCACCTTCGACCTCTCCGACGGTGCCCGGGTCATCTTCGGCCCGGCCGGTCACGCCCTGCCGCAGCTGCGCATCGGCGTCAACGCGGACGGTTACCTCGAGGCGCTCGGCGACTTCGAGGAGCCCGTCGGTCCTGCCTTCTGGGAGCGCGGATGA